One window from the genome of Metabacillus flavus encodes:
- a CDS encoding GGDEF domain-containing protein — MIKIGDITEKAPVITGDVKTQTAGTIFEEQPAAQGIVVLKNDRPIGLVMKSRYNHKLSAKYGYDLFMGRPIELIMDSKPLIVDREDSITEVSSLAMNREEQHLYDYIIVTSEGKYSGIISIRNLLIKFAEVQADLATWTNPLTGLPGNVLIEQKLNEIISTEHPFSLLYADLDHFKEYNDLFGFKRGDLLIKETANILIKYLFFKNNENAFLGHIGGDDFLAVVPHFDYEQLCKNIINEFTVVAKKYYEEEDWNRGYTVGLSRKNVYEEIPLVSLSIAVVTNQTIRFSSSEELSNAAAQTKKKCKSIHHSCYFHYSPKQKIHT; from the coding sequence ATGATAAAGATTGGAGATATAACCGAAAAAGCGCCGGTTATTACAGGGGATGTCAAAACCCAAACCGCCGGAACCATATTTGAAGAACAGCCGGCCGCCCAAGGGATTGTTGTCTTAAAAAATGACCGCCCAATTGGACTCGTGATGAAATCCCGCTATAATCATAAGCTTTCAGCCAAATATGGCTACGATCTTTTTATGGGTCGCCCTATTGAGTTAATTATGGATTCCAAGCCTTTGATCGTAGACCGTGAAGACAGCATAACCGAGGTTAGCTCTCTCGCCATGAACCGCGAAGAGCAGCATCTTTATGATTACATCATCGTGACTTCAGAAGGTAAATACTCCGGAATCATCAGCATCAGGAATCTCCTCATCAAATTTGCAGAAGTCCAAGCCGATCTTGCCACGTGGACGAACCCGCTTACTGGTTTGCCCGGAAATGTGCTCATTGAGCAAAAGCTTAACGAAATCATCAGTACGGAGCATCCTTTCTCCCTCCTTTATGCAGACCTGGATCATTTTAAAGAATATAATGATTTGTTTGGATTTAAGAGAGGTGACCTTCTTATAAAAGAGACAGCCAATATTCTAATCAAATATCTTTTTTTCAAAAATAACGAAAACGCTTTTTTGGGCCATATTGGCGGTGACGACTTCCTGGCCGTTGTACCGCATTTCGACTACGAGCAGCTTTGCAAAAATATTATCAATGAGTTTACTGTTGTGGCTAAAAAGTATTATGAAGAGGAGGACTGGAACCGCGGATATACCGTTGGGCTATCCAGAAAAAATGTATATGAGGAAATTCCCCTCGTAAGCCTTTCCATCGCAGTTGTAACAAATCAAACGATACGATTTTCATCAAGCGAGGAATTGAGCAACGCGGCTGCACAGACCAAAAAGAAGTGCAAATCAATTCATCACAGCTGCTACTTTCATTATTCACCGAAGCAAAAAATCCACACGTAA
- a CDS encoding aminotransferase A: protein MEHLIQPRVKELEMSGIRKFFNLVADYDDVVSLTIGQPDFFTPHHVKAAAKKAIDDNFTSYTHNAGFLELRKAASDYLFKKYKLSYRPEDEVIVTAGASQAIDLTLRTILAEGSEVILPGPVYPGYEPIIKLCGAIPVHADTTRTQFKLTAEQIEARLTDKTRCVILPYPSNPTGMTLEKEELEKIAQLLRGREIFVLSDEIYSELVFTEAHHSIASMLPEQTIVINGLSKSHSMTGWRIGFVFARKQIAKHMLKVHQYNVSCASSISQKAAFEALTNGIDDALIMRDQYRKRMEYVYGRLIKMGIETARPTGAFYIFPSIRKFGLSSFDFALSLVSDGGVAVVPGSAFSKHGEGFVRISYAYSMEELEKGMDRLDHYIRNVVQPI, encoded by the coding sequence ATGGAACATTTAATCCAGCCAAGAGTGAAAGAACTTGAAATGTCAGGAATCCGAAAATTTTTTAACTTAGTGGCAGACTACGATGATGTCGTGTCTCTAACAATTGGACAGCCTGATTTCTTCACTCCCCATCATGTAAAAGCGGCAGCTAAAAAAGCAATTGACGACAATTTTACTTCTTATACCCATAATGCAGGGTTTTTAGAGCTTAGAAAAGCGGCCAGCGATTATTTATTTAAAAAATATAAGCTCTCCTACCGCCCCGAGGATGAAGTGATTGTGACTGCCGGGGCCAGCCAGGCAATTGATCTTACTCTGCGGACCATTTTAGCTGAAGGCAGCGAGGTCATTTTGCCGGGCCCGGTTTATCCAGGCTACGAGCCAATCATTAAACTCTGCGGGGCTATTCCGGTCCACGCAGATACGACAAGAACTCAATTTAAGCTGACGGCTGAGCAAATTGAAGCGCGTTTGACAGATAAAACCAGATGCGTCATCCTGCCGTACCCCTCTAACCCTACTGGTATGACTCTTGAAAAAGAGGAGCTTGAGAAAATCGCTCAGCTGTTAAGAGGAAGAGAGATTTTTGTTTTATCTGATGAAATATACAGTGAGCTGGTATTTACCGAGGCCCATCACTCTATAGCATCCATGCTCCCCGAGCAGACCATCGTCATTAACGGGCTTTCTAAATCCCATAGCATGACAGGGTGGAGAATTGGTTTTGTATTTGCCCGTAAACAGATTGCAAAGCATATGCTGAAGGTCCACCAGTACAATGTTTCTTGTGCTTCTTCGATTTCCCAGAAAGCTGCATTTGAAGCGCTGACAAATGGAATAGATGATGCTCTGATCATGCGCGACCAGTACCGGAAAAGAATGGAATATGTTTACGGCCGGCTTATTAAGATGGGAATTGAAACAGCGAGGCCTACAGGGGCTTTTTATATTTTTCCATCAATTAGGAAATTCGGACTTTCTTCATTCGATTTTGCCCTCTCTCTTGTAAGCGATGGCGGAGTGGCTGTCGTTCCGGGGAGTGCTTTTTCAAAACATGGCGAAGGTTTTGTGCGAATTTCTTATGCTTATTCAATGGAAGAGCTCGAAAAGGGAATGGACCGACTGGATCACTATATCCGCAATGTTGTTCAGCCGATTTAA
- a CDS encoding NCS2 family permease, translating into MTNKEGLLLKSIFQLKENGTTFKREVLAGLVSYLTAVYIIAVNASILSDAGIPLEAGMIATVLASFIGCLLMGLIGNTPIILVPGMGVNALFTYTICQSMGIPWQQGLAVVVISGVLFAVVSFTKLTELLTASIPSALKEAITVGIGIFLTFIGLQKAGLVQASETTFVQLGDLTDPAVIASILTLLVTIVLFARGVPGHFLISILAGTMIAFSFGLVKTGTSSESSGGFSSYTDVLGSISFTGIADLAFWIGVFSLTMVIVFENVGLVHGHTAMIKRGDRFKRSLQANSISAITSGFLGTSPTVSTVETAAGISAGGRTGLTAITTGLFFLASLLFLPYIKLIPDTAIAPILILIGGLMIQNIQNIDLQDFSESFPAFLIIALIPLTYSIVDGMAFGFIAYPILKMAMKRSKEIAFPLYIIALLFLASMIFHSVH; encoded by the coding sequence ATGACAAACAAGGAAGGATTACTGTTGAAATCAATTTTTCAGCTTAAAGAAAATGGAACAACATTTAAACGGGAAGTACTCGCAGGTCTCGTCTCATACTTGACAGCCGTTTACATTATTGCCGTGAATGCTTCCATTCTTTCAGATGCAGGCATTCCTCTTGAAGCAGGAATGATTGCTACTGTACTCGCATCTTTTATTGGGTGCTTGCTCATGGGACTGATTGGAAACACTCCAATTATTTTAGTGCCTGGCATGGGCGTAAATGCATTGTTTACGTATACCATCTGCCAATCAATGGGGATCCCCTGGCAGCAAGGACTGGCAGTCGTGGTGATTTCAGGCGTTCTGTTTGCAGTCGTTTCATTCACTAAACTGACAGAGCTTCTTACCGCTTCTATTCCCTCTGCACTTAAAGAAGCCATTACCGTAGGAATCGGAATTTTTCTTACCTTTATCGGTCTTCAAAAAGCAGGTCTTGTGCAAGCGAGCGAAACAACTTTTGTCCAGCTTGGGGACTTAACGGATCCTGCTGTCATAGCATCCATATTAACGCTGCTTGTGACGATTGTACTTTTTGCCAGAGGTGTACCGGGACATTTCCTGATCAGCATACTCGCAGGTACAATGATCGCTTTTTCGTTCGGATTAGTTAAAACCGGCACGTCTTCTGAAAGTTCCGGAGGGTTCAGCAGCTACACTGATGTGCTTGGATCGATCTCATTCACCGGGATAGCGGACCTTGCCTTCTGGATCGGCGTTTTTTCGTTAACTATGGTTATCGTTTTTGAAAACGTCGGACTCGTTCACGGCCATACTGCTATGATTAAACGCGGGGATCGTTTCAAACGTTCACTCCAGGCAAATTCCATATCAGCCATTACGTCAGGTTTTTTAGGTACGAGTCCAACTGTAAGCACCGTAGAAACAGCTGCAGGAATATCTGCCGGCGGGCGTACAGGTCTGACCGCAATAACGACAGGTTTATTTTTTTTGGCATCCTTGCTTTTCCTGCCTTATATTAAACTAATACCTGATACCGCGATTGCGCCAATCCTGATTTTAATTGGCGGTCTGATGATTCAGAACATCCAGAACATTGATTTGCAGGATTTCTCTGAAAGCTTTCCTGCTTTCCTGATTATTGCTCTGATTCCTCTGACATACAGCATCGTGGATGGAATGGCTTTCGGTTTTATTGCCTACCCTATTTTGAAGATGGCCATGAAACGGTCAAAGGAGATTGCTTTTCCATTATATATAATCGCCTTGCTCTTTTTAGCAAGCATGATCTTTCATTCTGTACATTAA
- a CDS encoding MDR family MFS transporter — protein sequence MKDSKKGLVVTGLLLGILMAAMDNTIVATAMGTIVGDLGGLDQFIWVTSAYMIASVAGMPIFGKLSDMYGRKRFFIAGLTIFIIGSILCGTAQDMVQLSIYRAIQGIGGGALMPIAFTIMFDIFPPEKRGKMSGLFGAVFGISSVFGPLLGAYLTDFLNWRWVFYVNIPLGLIAFFLVVKFYFESLERRKQKIDWAGASLLVASVLCLMFSLELGGDEIPWNSPLMAGLIGGFAILLISFIFVERKASDPIIPFDLFKNRLFASSQAAGFFYGAAFILGTIFIPIFVQGVYGGSATNAGLILMPMMLGSVAGSQAGGGFASKTSYRSLMLISAVLFIAGLFLLGTLSADTPRLYLTIYMVILGLGVGFSFPLLSMASVHGISMRQRGTANSTNAFFRTIGMTLGVTVFGTLQNNLLMDELKKTMPDFEKFSPTGDSRAMLSPEARDQMPPNVLSAIQDAMAGSIAEMFMWSLAAGVLALVFVALMPNARLEVPGIRQQNKKTPVKQAK from the coding sequence ATGAAAGACAGTAAAAAAGGACTCGTCGTCACAGGCCTCCTGCTTGGAATTTTGATGGCTGCAATGGATAACACAATCGTGGCGACCGCTATGGGAACCATAGTAGGCGATTTAGGGGGATTGGACCAGTTTATCTGGGTAACGTCAGCCTATATGATTGCCAGTGTTGCCGGGATGCCTATATTCGGCAAGCTATCCGACATGTACGGCCGAAAAAGGTTTTTTATTGCGGGATTAACCATTTTCATTATTGGATCCATCCTATGCGGAACTGCTCAGGATATGGTTCAGCTTAGTATTTACCGTGCCATTCAGGGCATTGGCGGAGGCGCGCTTATGCCTATTGCATTTACGATTATGTTCGATATTTTCCCACCTGAAAAACGCGGCAAAATGTCGGGTCTGTTTGGTGCTGTTTTTGGAATATCAAGTGTATTCGGTCCGCTTCTCGGCGCCTATTTAACGGATTTTCTTAATTGGCGCTGGGTATTTTACGTAAACATTCCTCTTGGCCTGATTGCCTTTTTCCTAGTAGTTAAATTTTATTTTGAATCTCTTGAACGCAGGAAGCAAAAAATTGACTGGGCGGGAGCTTCTCTGCTGGTAGCTTCTGTATTATGTCTCATGTTTTCACTTGAGCTTGGCGGAGATGAAATTCCATGGAATTCACCGTTAATGGCAGGTCTGATCGGCGGTTTTGCCATTTTGCTTATATCCTTTATCTTTGTTGAAAGAAAAGCCTCAGATCCTATCATTCCATTCGATTTATTTAAAAACAGGCTGTTTGCCTCAAGCCAGGCAGCAGGATTCTTTTACGGGGCCGCTTTTATATTAGGCACAATATTCATTCCAATTTTTGTACAGGGTGTTTATGGAGGATCTGCAACCAATGCTGGGTTGATACTGATGCCGATGATGCTTGGAAGTGTTGCCGGCAGCCAGGCAGGGGGAGGTTTCGCATCGAAGACATCCTATCGCAGCCTGATGCTGATCTCAGCTGTTCTATTCATTGCCGGTCTGTTTCTTCTTGGTACGCTCTCTGCGGATACTCCAAGGTTATATTTAACTATTTATATGGTGATTTTAGGGCTTGGCGTTGGATTTTCCTTCCCTCTGCTCAGTATGGCATCTGTGCATGGAATCAGCATGAGACAGCGCGGAACAGCGAACTCTACGAACGCCTTTTTTCGTACAATCGGCATGACCCTTGGTGTAACTGTATTCGGAACTCTTCAAAATAACCTCTTAATGGATGAATTGAAAAAAACGATGCCTGACTTTGAAAAATTCAGTCCTACAGGAGATTCACGAGCCATGCTTTCACCTGAAGCAAGGGATCAAATGCCGCCGAATGTCCTTTCTGCCATTCAGGATGCCATGGCTGGATCTATTGCGGAAATGTTTATGTGGTCACTGGCTGCAGGTGTGCTTGCTCTCGTATTTGTTGCACTAATGCCAAATGCCAGATTGGAAGTACCCGGTATCAGGCAGCAGAATAAGAAAACTCCTGTTAAGCAGGCTAAATAG
- a CDS encoding DinB family protein, whose protein sequence is MNQLLELKGMLDWAQQLNGTGEETFFQPIQEGKWSPAEILAHMTAWDQYTLENRFERIGEGKVNFDSFPEFDSFNAEAAAHARNTADKSQLIREFIETRERVIQFYENLPEEKRKQPFWIGSHQLTIDSYIKDFSEHDRHHRQQIDKAAGLEEIK, encoded by the coding sequence ATGAATCAATTGCTTGAATTAAAGGGGATGCTGGATTGGGCACAGCAATTAAATGGTACCGGGGAAGAAACGTTTTTCCAGCCTATTCAAGAAGGGAAATGGTCGCCTGCCGAAATCCTGGCTCATATGACTGCATGGGATCAATACACTCTTGAAAATCGTTTTGAGAGAATAGGGGAGGGAAAGGTTAACTTTGATTCGTTTCCTGAATTTGATTCTTTTAATGCAGAGGCAGCAGCCCATGCGAGGAATACAGCTGACAAATCGCAGTTAATCAGAGAATTTATTGAAACGAGAGAACGAGTTATACAATTTTATGAGAATCTTCCGGAGGAAAAGCGGAAACAGCCTTTTTGGATTGGAAGTCATCAATTAACAATTGATTCTTATATTAAGGATTTCTCAGAGCATGACCGCCATCATAGGCAGCAGATCGATAAAGCAGCCGGATTAGAAGAAATAAAGTAA
- a CDS encoding TIGR00725 family protein: MIRIAIIGQSGVIPEEICTIAEEAGAEVAKRGAVLLTGGGSGVMEHASKGAKEAGGLVIGILAGDKTDVANDYLDVPITTGLGFDYRSLILVHSCDAIIMIRGGNGTLGELSAAYMNSKPVVIVETSGGWAAKIKDAAFEGSYLDERRTVEMHYAHSGKAAVERAFELLDMKRDTVKNTGLTGD; this comes from the coding sequence ATGATTAGAATAGCGATTATCGGTCAATCTGGGGTTATTCCTGAGGAAATATGCACAATTGCAGAGGAAGCAGGAGCTGAGGTTGCGAAAAGAGGGGCTGTTCTCCTCACAGGCGGCGGGAGCGGGGTAATGGAGCATGCTTCAAAGGGGGCAAAAGAAGCAGGGGGGCTGGTCATCGGTATTTTAGCGGGAGACAAGACGGATGTTGCAAATGATTACCTGGATGTCCCTATCACGACAGGCCTGGGCTTTGATTACCGCAGTCTTATTCTCGTTCATTCCTGTGATGCCATCATTATGATTAGGGGAGGAAACGGGACTCTCGGTGAACTGTCAGCCGCATACATGAACAGTAAGCCGGTGGTTATTGTTGAAACGTCCGGAGGCTGGGCCGCTAAAATAAAAGATGCTGCATTTGAAGGCAGCTATCTCGATGAACGGAGAACCGTGGAAATGCATTATGCGCATTCCGGAAAAGCGGCAGTTGAAAGAGCATTCGAACTCCTTGATATGAAACGGGATACCGTGAAAAATACAGGACTGACAGGCGATTAA
- a CDS encoding ATP-binding protein, which yields MLIYLKPLIVNMAILFSFTFNANLMFPFHSRKKIKVKQQVIYGLVSGFGAMLCMLYPIEDLGETFFDFRMIAILIVTLYSGWLAGGIALLFACAVRYGFGGEFVFVGILINAAAYAAGLLFRKIYMKSKVRLLAGAFIIMLYFFFYIWIVSAFITFLRIEFYMIYFLFFFAVTMAMMAIIEALVRINRNLDNMVYLDKLTTIGQMAASIAHEIRNPITAVRGFIQFLQEDTTDQKLKKFSPLILGELDRTNKIITDYLKLAKPFEFELARVNIDELVQDSVELLKPLATYENAEINLEMIPSNDVVGDAEHLKQAIMNVLKNSIESIEGGGQITVTKKPDYFNGKVIVTIADNGKGMTEEQLQNIGLPFYTTKTKGTGLGTMITSRLIHDMDGEIEYASKINEGTLVTINLKAYSNLT from the coding sequence GTGCTCATTTATTTAAAACCACTTATCGTTAACATGGCCATTCTGTTTTCATTTACCTTTAACGCCAATTTGATGTTTCCCTTTCACTCAAGAAAGAAAATTAAGGTGAAGCAGCAGGTCATATATGGGCTTGTCAGCGGATTTGGAGCCATGCTTTGCATGCTTTATCCGATTGAAGATCTTGGAGAAACATTTTTTGATTTCAGAATGATCGCCATATTGATTGTGACCCTTTATTCTGGATGGCTCGCAGGAGGAATTGCCCTGCTATTTGCTTGCGCCGTCCGCTATGGCTTCGGAGGAGAATTTGTTTTCGTTGGAATTTTAATCAATGCAGCAGCATATGCAGCTGGTTTGCTGTTCAGAAAAATCTACATGAAATCCAAGGTGCGCCTGCTGGCAGGAGCCTTTATTATCATGCTTTATTTCTTCTTTTATATATGGATCGTCTCAGCTTTTATTACGTTTTTGCGCATTGAATTCTATATGATTTACTTTTTGTTTTTCTTTGCCGTTACAATGGCTATGATGGCCATTATTGAAGCCTTAGTCAGAATCAACCGGAATCTCGACAATATGGTATACCTTGATAAATTAACCACAATCGGACAGATGGCTGCATCCATTGCGCATGAAATAAGGAATCCGATTACGGCTGTGAGAGGGTTTATTCAGTTTTTGCAGGAAGATACAACCGATCAAAAGCTGAAAAAATTCTCACCGCTCATATTGGGCGAGCTCGACCGTACGAATAAAATTATTACGGATTATTTAAAGCTGGCAAAGCCATTTGAATTTGAGCTTGCGAGAGTAAATATTGATGAGCTTGTACAGGATTCAGTGGAACTGCTGAAACCGCTGGCAACCTATGAAAATGCGGAAATTAACTTAGAGATGATCCCTAGTAACGATGTTGTTGGAGATGCTGAGCATTTAAAACAGGCAATCATGAATGTACTGAAAAATTCCATTGAATCTATTGAGGGCGGGGGACAAATCACCGTTACCAAAAAACCGGATTATTTTAACGGCAAAGTGATCGTCACAATTGCTGATAATGGCAAAGGAATGACTGAGGAACAGCTTCAGAATATCGGCTTGCCGTTCTATACAACGAAAACAAAGGGAACGGGTCTTGGAACAATGATTACAAGCCGGCTGATTCATGATATGGACGGGGAAATTGAATACGCAAGCAAGATTAATGAAGGAACGCTGGTGACGATCAACCTAAAAGCTTATTCAAATTTGACATAG
- the corA gene encoding magnesium/cobalt transporter CorA — translation MIRTVAITNTGDVVYDLPLSSLKKEDYRWYWVDFQEPTEKEILLLSKFFRFHPLAIEDCVEFTQRPKMDFYDGYFFLVLHAIHQKTLDAEEVDLFVSDQYLVSFHKKPIREISNMFLRVKKDPVMQAGPLQIMYQILDKLVDDYFPPVYRLEDVLNSLEDKAEERTISSIMEEVFTIRTDLSSVRRSIIPMRDLLYRMISSTKLSGLKEKEIYLQDVYDHLLKLVEMIDANRELTADIRDSYLSISSDKMNRIMMTLTVMSSIFLPLTFIAGLYGMNFQYMPELQGRNSYFIVLGIMIVIALLMIGFFWKVGWLRYKKSKL, via the coding sequence ATGATACGGACTGTAGCCATAACTAACACAGGAGATGTTGTATACGATTTGCCGCTAAGTTCTTTAAAGAAAGAGGATTATAGGTGGTATTGGGTTGATTTTCAGGAACCTACTGAAAAAGAAATTCTGCTTCTTTCAAAATTTTTCCGCTTTCATCCTTTAGCGATTGAGGATTGTGTTGAATTTACCCAAAGACCAAAAATGGACTTTTACGATGGATATTTTTTCCTTGTTCTTCATGCAATTCATCAGAAAACCCTTGATGCAGAGGAAGTTGATCTCTTTGTAAGCGATCAATATCTTGTCTCCTTTCATAAAAAACCTATTAGGGAAATCAGCAATATGTTTCTGCGCGTCAAAAAGGACCCTGTCATGCAGGCAGGCCCGCTCCAGATTATGTATCAAATTCTGGATAAACTTGTCGACGATTACTTTCCTCCCGTATACCGTCTAGAGGACGTTTTAAATTCGCTGGAGGATAAAGCGGAAGAAAGAACAATCAGTTCAATTATGGAAGAGGTCTTTACCATACGTACAGATTTGTCCAGTGTGCGAAGAAGCATTATTCCGATGCGGGATTTATTGTACAGAATGATTTCTTCAACGAAGCTGAGCGGATTGAAGGAAAAAGAGATTTACTTGCAGGACGTATATGATCACCTGCTTAAGCTTGTTGAAATGATTGATGCAAATCGGGAACTGACTGCAGATATTCGAGACAGCTATCTTTCCATAAGTTCTGATAAAATGAACCGGATTATGATGACCCTAACGGTTATGTCTTCCATATTTCTTCCTCTTACATTTATCGCAGGACTTTACGGGATGAACTTCCAATACATGCCGGAGCTGCAGGGGAGAAACAGTTATTTTATCGTTTTAGGCATCATGATTGTCATAGCGCTGCTCATGATTGGCTTCTTTTGGAAGGTCGGCTGGCTTCGTTATAAAAAATCGAAGCTGTAG
- a CDS encoding PAS domain-containing protein: protein MDQQREKTDYLYTVLNANGKILYASANTFDLIGFRNEELIGKYFVDYVHRDDVQTLVSYLQNQHHMYPCIFRMGYGEDFAWAEATLDYIQSVVGDADREEIVLKVILCDGKQIIPTEHKNVYTDGIDEKSYLNNLPSPLLITVNGIIQYANKEAIGLLNAGTDDSKLIGLNSLELIHDEYKEIFRNRIERLQKGGKIGIVEQTWRRLDGVPIEIEVKTSSIQYEQQRAELVVLLDISARKRFQKILQKSRERYQRLIQNSLDTIAVIHRNKWVFINESGVKLFQASGYQDMLGKNYGNFMEAEQQQIAQALLNEVLFGQSDSEIGEVIWRTYENRLIYTEMVCIPTSYFGEPAVQVILRDLSEKKKTEELMLRSEKLSVAGQLAAGIAHEIRNPLTAIKGFLQLMRTNERSSDQYFNIVFGELNRIELILSELLVLAKPQNSMFIKTNLKKLILEVTTLLETQANLNGVFIETIHSDNESILFGDPNQLKQVFINLIKNAIDAMPKGGTVRICTSLMEDQIKVTVQDEGEGIPEAVLKKMGDPFFTTKEKGTGLGLMITYNIIENHFGKVSLISEKGKGTTFTICFPIKEGRPVK from the coding sequence ATGGATCAGCAAAGGGAAAAAACAGACTACCTGTACACGGTACTTAATGCAAATGGGAAAATACTGTATGCTTCCGCAAATACCTTTGATTTAATTGGCTTTAGGAATGAAGAACTGATTGGCAAATACTTTGTTGACTACGTACATAGGGATGATGTTCAGACACTTGTAAGCTACCTGCAGAATCAGCATCATATGTATCCGTGTATTTTCAGGATGGGATATGGAGAAGATTTCGCCTGGGCAGAAGCTACACTGGATTATATTCAGAGTGTGGTTGGGGATGCAGACCGTGAAGAGATTGTTCTGAAGGTGATCCTTTGTGACGGAAAGCAGATAATCCCAACTGAGCACAAAAATGTGTATACGGATGGAATTGATGAAAAAAGTTATTTAAATAATCTGCCGAGTCCGCTATTAATCACCGTTAACGGAATCATTCAGTATGCAAACAAGGAAGCCATTGGTCTTTTGAATGCCGGGACAGATGATTCTAAATTAATTGGCCTCAATTCTCTTGAGCTGATTCACGATGAATATAAAGAAATATTCCGCAATCGAATTGAACGGCTTCAAAAAGGCGGCAAGATCGGCATTGTGGAGCAAACGTGGAGAAGACTCGATGGGGTCCCAATTGAAATAGAGGTGAAGACCTCTTCCATACAATACGAACAGCAGCGGGCTGAACTTGTTGTCCTGCTTGATATCTCTGCCCGCAAACGATTTCAGAAAATCCTGCAGAAAAGCCGTGAACGCTATCAGAGGCTTATTCAAAATTCATTGGACACCATTGCGGTTATCCATCGGAACAAATGGGTCTTTATCAATGAATCCGGTGTTAAGCTCTTTCAGGCTTCCGGCTATCAGGATATGCTCGGCAAGAACTATGGCAATTTCATGGAGGCCGAACAGCAGCAGATAGCGCAAGCTTTGCTAAACGAAGTTCTATTTGGACAATCTGATTCGGAAATCGGGGAAGTCATCTGGAGAACGTATGAAAACAGGCTGATTTATACAGAAATGGTCTGCATTCCAACTTCGTATTTCGGAGAGCCTGCCGTGCAGGTGATATTGAGGGATTTATCCGAGAAGAAAAAAACTGAAGAACTGATGCTCAGGTCCGAAAAATTATCTGTAGCAGGGCAGCTTGCGGCAGGCATTGCCCATGAAATTCGAAATCCCCTCACAGCCATAAAAGGCTTTTTGCAGTTAATGAGAACAAATGAAAGAAGCAGTGATCAGTACTTTAATATCGTGTTTGGCGAATTAAACCGCATTGAGCTTATTTTAAGCGAGCTTCTGGTGCTGGCGAAGCCTCAAAACAGCATGTTTATTAAAACCAATCTGAAAAAACTGATTTTAGAAGTAACAACCTTGCTTGAGACTCAGGCAAATTTGAACGGTGTATTTATTGAAACCATCCATTCTGACAATGAATCCATCCTTTTTGGAGATCCAAACCAGCTTAAACAGGTCTTCATCAATTTAATCAAAAATGCAATTGATGCCATGCCAAAGGGAGGGACAGTAAGAATTTGCACAAGTTTGATGGAAGATCAAATTAAAGTCACCGTTCAGGATGAAGGGGAGGGCATTCCCGAAGCCGTCCTGAAAAAGATGGGAGATCCGTTTTTTACTACAAAAGAAAAAGGGACCGGACTGGGTTTAATGATTACGTATAACATTATTGAAAACCATTTTGGAAAGGTCAGTCTTATCAGTGAGAAGGGGAAAGGAACAACCTTCACTATCTGCTTTCCAATAAAAGAAGGACGCCCGGTAAAATGA